A genome region from Nicotiana tabacum cultivar K326 chromosome 13, ASM71507v2, whole genome shotgun sequence includes the following:
- the LOC107824815 gene encoding CBS domain-containing protein CBSX6: protein MASVFLYHVVGDLTVGKPELVEFSETQTVEAAIKAIGESTECGIPVWKMRSQKSVIENAEMRAKRFVGILTSLDIVAFLAREECLVDQEKAMKTPVSEVVVPDPSLLKELDPATRLIDALEMMKQGVKRLLVPKIVVWRGMSKRFSILYNGKWLKNIDTSNPAANANRPSPSSSTTIRDKFCCLSREDIIRFIIGCLGALAPIPLSSIYSLGVINPNYCSIEASRQAIDATQTLPRDPPAVAVIEPVADDYNKIIGEISATKLWKCDHLAAAWALANFSAGQFVMGVEDNITLKSLPDFAANSMVANTNTANSRGTTRPKKFSSRSIGFVSNPTNPNLCFSRSMYRGRSAPLTCKETSSLAAVMAQMLSHRATHVWVTDAENEDHLVGVVGYADILAAVTKPLPPTNPETQTS, encoded by the exons ATGGCATCAGTATTTTTGTACCATGTGGTGGGGGATCTGACAGTGGGGAAGCCAGAGTTAGTGGAATTTAGTGAGACACAAACAGTGGAGGCTGCAATTAAGGCAATTGGGGAGTCTACAGAATGTGGTATACCAGTGTGGAAGATGAGATCTCAGAAGAGTGTAATTGAGAATGCAGAAATGAGGGCAAAAAGGTTTGTGGGTATTTTGACTTCACTTGATATTGTTGCATTCTTGGCCAGAGAGGAATGTTTGGTGGATCAGGAGAAAGCTATGAAGACTCCTGTTTCTGAGGTTGTGGTTCCTGATCCTTCTTTGCTCAAGGAGCTTGATCCTGCCACAAG ATTGATAGATGCTCTGGAGATGATGAAGCAAGGTGTGAAGCGACTCCTAGTTCCTAAAATTGTTGTATGGCGAGGCATGAGCAAGAGATTTTCAATTCTTTACAATGGCAAATGGCTAAAGAACATTGATACTTCAAATCCTGCTGCCAATGCCAACCGACCGTCACCTTCTTCGTCTACAACCATTCGTGACAAATTTTGTTGTCTATCAAGAGAAGATATCATCCGTTTCATTATTGGTTGCCTTGGTGCATTAGCCCCTATCCCTCTCTCCTCTATTTATTCCCTTGGAGTCATTAACCCAAACTACTGCTCAATAGAAGCATCACGTCAAGCGATTGATGCCACTCAAACACTGCCAAGGGACCCCCCTGCGGTTGCAGTCATCGAGCCTGTTGCAGATGATTACAATAAAATCATTGGCGAGATATCTGCCACTAAACTGTGGAAGTGTGATCATTTGGCTGCAGCGTGGGCCTTGGCTAATTTTTCGGCAGGACAATTTGTGATGGGGGTTGAGGATAATATTACCTTAAAATCCCTACCTGATTTTGCAGCCAATTCTATGGTAGCAAATACAAATACAGCCAATAGTCGTGGTACGACTAGGCCAAAAAAATTTAGCAGCAGGAGTATTGGGTTCGTCAGCAATCCAACAAACCCAAATTTATGTTTTTCTAGGAGCATGTATCGGGGCAGAAGTGCGCCATTGACTTGTAAAGAAACAAGCTCACTGGCTGCTGTCATGGCTCAGATGTTGTCACATCGGGCAACTCATGTTTGGGTTACTGATGCCGAGAATGAGGACCATTTAGTTGGAGTTGTTGGTTATGCTGATATCTTGGCTGCTGTTACCAAACCACTTCCTCCTACCAATCCCGAAACTCAGACATCTTGA